A stretch of Bradyrhizobium diazoefficiens DNA encodes these proteins:
- a CDS encoding malonyl-CoA synthase — MNQAANANLFSRLFDGLDDPKRLAIETQDGAHISYGDLMARAGQMANVLVACGVKPGDRVAVQVEKSVANIVLYLSTVRAGAVYLPLNTAYTLNELDYFIGDAEPSLVVCDPSKAEGLAPIAAKVKAKIETLGPDGKGSLTEAADKAGSEFATVPRENDDLAAILYTSGTTGRSKGAMLTHDNLASNSLSLVGYWRFTDKDVLIHALPIYHTHGLFVATNVTLFARASMIFLPKLDPDLIIKLMARATVLMGVPTFYTRLLQNPALSRETTKHMRLFISGSAPLLAETHREWSARTGHAVLERYGMTETNMNTSNPYDGERVPGAVGFPLPGVSVRVTDPETGKELPREDIGMIEVKGPNVFKGYWRMPEKTKAEFRPDGFFITGDLGKIDGKGYVHILGRGKDLVISGGFNVYPKEIESEIDAMPGVIESAVIGVPHADFGEGVTAVLVCNKGADVTEAAVLKALDGRLAKFKMPKRVFVVDELPRNTMGKVQKNVLRDTYKDLYAKK, encoded by the coding sequence ATGAACCAAGCTGCCAACGCCAATCTGTTTTCCCGCCTGTTCGATGGCCTCGACGATCCCAAACGCCTCGCGATCGAGACGCAGGACGGCGCCCATATCAGCTATGGCGATCTGATGGCGCGGGCCGGGCAAATGGCGAATGTGCTGGTCGCATGCGGCGTCAAGCCCGGCGACCGCGTCGCGGTGCAGGTCGAGAAATCCGTCGCCAACATCGTGCTGTATCTCAGCACGGTGCGGGCCGGCGCGGTCTATCTGCCGCTCAACACGGCCTATACGCTCAACGAGCTCGACTATTTCATCGGCGATGCCGAGCCGTCGCTGGTGGTCTGCGATCCCTCCAAGGCCGAAGGCCTCGCCCCGATCGCCGCCAAGGTGAAGGCCAAGATCGAGACGCTCGGGCCTGACGGCAAGGGTTCGCTCACAGAGGCCGCCGACAAGGCGGGCAGCGAATTTGCGACGGTGCCGCGCGAAAACGACGATCTCGCCGCGATCCTCTACACGTCCGGCACCACCGGCCGCTCCAAGGGCGCGATGCTGACGCATGACAATCTCGCCTCGAACTCGCTCTCGCTCGTTGGCTACTGGCGCTTCACCGACAAGGACGTGCTGATCCACGCGCTGCCGATCTACCACACCCACGGCCTGTTCGTGGCAACCAACGTGACGCTGTTTGCGCGGGCGTCGATGATCTTCCTGCCGAAGCTCGATCCGGATTTGATCATCAAGCTGATGGCGCGCGCCACGGTGCTGATGGGCGTGCCGACGTTCTACACGCGGCTGCTCCAGAACCCTGCGCTGTCGCGCGAAACCACAAAACATATGCGGTTGTTCATCTCGGGCTCGGCACCGCTGCTGGCCGAGACCCACCGCGAATGGTCCGCGCGCACGGGACACGCAGTGCTCGAGCGCTACGGCATGACCGAAACCAACATGAACACGTCGAACCCCTATGACGGCGAGCGCGTCCCCGGCGCGGTCGGCTTTCCCCTCCCCGGCGTCTCCGTGCGCGTGACCGATCCGGAAACGGGCAAGGAACTGCCGCGCGAGGACATCGGCATGATCGAGGTGAAGGGCCCGAACGTCTTCAAGGGCTATTGGCGCATGCCGGAGAAGACCAAGGCCGAATTCCGGCCCGACGGCTTCTTCATCACCGGCGACCTCGGCAAGATCGACGGCAAGGGTTACGTCCACATCCTCGGCCGCGGCAAGGACCTCGTGATCTCCGGCGGCTTCAACGTCTACCCGAAGGAAATCGAGAGCGAGATCGACGCCATGCCGGGCGTGATCGAATCCGCCGTGATCGGCGTGCCCCATGCCGATTTCGGCGAGGGCGTCACCGCGGTGCTCGTCTGCAACAAGGGCGCCGATGTCACCGAGGCCGCCGTGCTGAAGGCGCTCGACGGCCGGCTCGCGAAGTTCAAGATGCCCAAGCGCGTCTTCGTGGTGGACGAGCTGCCGCGCAACACCATGGGCAAGGTGCAGAAGAACGTGCTGCGGGATACGTACAAGGATCTTTACGCGAAGAAGTAG
- the sdhA gene encoding succinate dehydrogenase flavoprotein subunit, translating into MVTGTSATGTNGKGDGAPATNGKAYPIEDHTYDVVVVGAGGAGLRATVGCSEAGLRTACITKVFPTRSHTVAAQGGISASLGNMHKDDWRWHMYDTVKGSDWLGDQDAIEYMVRNAPEAVYELEHWGVPFSRTEDGKIYQRPFGGMTLDYGKGQAQRTCAAADRTGHAMLHTMYGQSLRHAAEFFIEFFAIDLIMDDQGTCRGVIALKLDDGTLHRFRAQTVILATGGYGRAYASCTSAHTCTGDGGGMVLRAGLPMQDMEFVQFHPTGIYGSGCLVTEGARGEGGYLVNSEGERFMERYAPSAKDLASRDVVSRAMTIEIREGRGVGKKKDHIFLHLDHLDPAVLAERLPGISESAKIFANVDVTREPIPIVPTVHYNMGGIPTNYHGEVLTKKDGDDNAIIPGLMAIGEAACVSVHGANRLGSNSLIDLVVFGRAAALRLAEKLTPNASQPELPANSSELALGRLDHYRYASGSTPTAKLREGMQHVMQNNCAVFRTGDILSEGQNLIEKVHSGITDIAVSDRSLVWNSDLIETLEFDNLISQAVVTMNSAANRTESRGAHAREDFSARDDQNWMKHTLAWLDDSGKVKIEYRPVHDYTMTNDVQYIPPKARVY; encoded by the coding sequence ATGGTTACCGGAACCTCGGCCACGGGGACGAATGGCAAGGGCGACGGCGCTCCCGCCACCAACGGCAAAGCCTATCCGATCGAAGACCACACCTATGACGTCGTCGTCGTTGGCGCCGGCGGCGCCGGCCTGCGCGCCACGGTCGGCTGCAGCGAGGCCGGCCTCCGTACCGCCTGCATCACCAAGGTTTTCCCGACGCGATCGCACACGGTCGCGGCGCAGGGCGGCATCTCCGCTTCGCTCGGCAACATGCACAAGGACGACTGGCGCTGGCACATGTACGACACCGTGAAGGGGTCGGACTGGCTCGGCGACCAGGACGCAATCGAATACATGGTGCGCAACGCGCCCGAGGCGGTCTACGAGCTCGAGCATTGGGGCGTGCCGTTCTCGCGCACCGAGGACGGCAAGATCTACCAGCGCCCGTTCGGCGGCATGACCCTGGACTACGGCAAGGGCCAGGCGCAGCGCACCTGCGCCGCCGCCGACCGCACCGGCCACGCCATGCTGCACACGATGTACGGCCAGTCGCTGCGCCATGCGGCCGAGTTCTTCATCGAGTTCTTCGCCATCGACCTGATCATGGACGACCAGGGCACCTGCCGCGGCGTCATCGCGCTCAAGCTCGATGACGGCACGCTGCACCGCTTCCGCGCCCAGACCGTGATCCTCGCCACCGGCGGCTACGGCCGCGCCTATGCTTCCTGCACCTCGGCGCACACCTGCACGGGCGACGGCGGCGGCATGGTGCTGCGCGCCGGCCTGCCGATGCAGGACATGGAGTTCGTGCAGTTCCACCCGACCGGCATCTACGGCTCGGGCTGCCTCGTCACCGAGGGCGCGCGCGGCGAAGGCGGCTACCTCGTCAACTCCGAGGGCGAACGTTTCATGGAGCGCTACGCACCTTCCGCCAAGGATCTGGCCTCGCGTGACGTCGTCTCGCGCGCGATGACCATCGAGATCCGCGAAGGCCGCGGCGTCGGCAAGAAGAAGGACCACATCTTCCTGCATCTCGACCATCTCGATCCCGCGGTGCTGGCCGAGCGCCTGCCGGGCATCTCCGAATCCGCGAAGATTTTCGCCAATGTCGACGTGACGCGCGAGCCGATCCCGATCGTGCCGACCGTACACTACAACATGGGCGGCATCCCGACGAATTATCACGGCGAAGTGCTGACCAAGAAGGACGGCGACGACAACGCCATCATCCCCGGCCTGATGGCGATCGGCGAAGCGGCCTGCGTCTCCGTTCACGGCGCCAATCGTCTCGGCTCCAACTCGCTGATCGACCTCGTCGTATTCGGCCGCGCCGCTGCGCTGCGTCTTGCCGAGAAGCTGACGCCGAACGCCAGCCAGCCGGAGCTGCCGGCGAACTCGTCCGAGCTCGCGCTCGGCCGCCTCGACCATTACCGCTATGCCTCCGGCAGCACCCCGACCGCAAAGCTGCGCGAAGGCATGCAGCACGTGATGCAGAACAATTGCGCGGTGTTCCGCACAGGCGATATCCTGAGCGAAGGCCAGAACCTGATCGAGAAGGTCCACAGCGGCATCACCGACATCGCCGTGTCCGATCGCTCACTGGTGTGGAATTCGGATCTGATCGAGACACTCGAATTCGACAATCTGATTTCGCAGGCGGTGGTAACGATGAACTCGGCCGCCAACCGCACCGAAAGCCGCGGCGCGCATGCCCGCGAGGACTTCTCCGCGCGCGACGACCAGAACTGGATGAAGCACACGCTGGCCTGGTTGGACGATTCCGGCAAGGTCAAGATCGAGTACCGCCCGGTTCACGACTACACCATGACCAACGACGTGCAGTACATTCCGCCCAAAGCCCGCGTTTACTAA
- a CDS encoding hybrid sensor histidine kinase/response regulator yields the protein MQGAQRNSLRLLQWMMAASLALPIALFAIAAMISYNSTLDIADREIERTLDVAHEHALKVFETIDRSLAELNEVVRNLPDDVIRSREPALHRRLKQLTDALPQLKSAWIFDANGNSLVNSLVSPPPEQSFADRDYFYAHVDQSIGTFIGASLTPRPPYQGARFFGVSRRRSSDDGSFIGVIQASVLPEYFESFYARIGTDPGSFFAIGRTDGVLLAQFPRLDRDFRLDPNGPVGRTIAIHPDNGLMTVAWPSDGLERRIGYRRVAEYPIYVSAGLETSAIRARWLATMSQHLVFGVPATALLFMLLAFAYRRTQNLLTEAAKRREAEEALKHSQRLEALGQLTGGVAHDFNNLLTVIRASVDLLNRPQLSEERRQRYITAIAEAVTRAAKLTSQLLAFARRQTLKPEVFDVGDRMQPLRDMLATLLGPAIEIVMQLPTEPCLVNADAGQFETALINMATNARDAMQGKGRIVFTVNAATTVPDTLAHLAGSPISKNLGFVCVTVSDTGVGIPATRLGRIFEPFFTTKEVGQGTGLGLSQVFGFARQSGGEVTVASEVGQGSTFSLYLPRVPADLLPRSQAPTTAPAVAGSGMSVLMVEDNIELGNFAADGLTELGYSITLVDNATDALAELVGDADRFDVVFTDVVMPGMTGLDLAQAIRDRCIGVPVVLTTGYSEALSQDGVIGLDLVQKPYAIDELSRVLHRATRLRRVRDGAAE from the coding sequence GTGCAGGGCGCGCAACGCAATTCGCTGAGACTCTTGCAGTGGATGATGGCTGCATCCCTGGCGCTGCCGATTGCGCTGTTCGCGATCGCCGCCATGATCTCCTACAATTCGACGCTCGACATTGCCGACCGTGAGATCGAGCGTACGCTCGATGTCGCGCATGAGCACGCGCTCAAGGTGTTCGAGACCATCGATCGCAGCCTGGCCGAGCTCAACGAGGTCGTGCGCAACCTTCCCGACGACGTCATTCGGTCACGGGAACCCGCACTGCACCGGCGCCTGAAGCAGCTGACCGATGCGCTGCCGCAACTCAAATCGGCCTGGATCTTCGATGCGAACGGAAACTCGCTGGTCAACAGCCTCGTCTCGCCGCCGCCGGAGCAGAGTTTTGCCGACCGTGATTACTTCTATGCCCATGTCGACCAAAGCATCGGCACCTTCATCGGTGCCTCGCTGACGCCGCGGCCGCCCTATCAGGGCGCGCGTTTCTTCGGCGTCAGCCGTCGCCGCTCTTCCGACGACGGCAGCTTCATCGGCGTCATTCAGGCGTCCGTCCTGCCGGAATATTTCGAGAGCTTTTACGCCAGGATCGGCACCGATCCCGGCAGCTTCTTCGCGATCGGACGCACCGACGGCGTGCTGCTGGCGCAATTCCCGCGGCTCGACCGCGACTTCCGGCTCGACCCCAACGGTCCGGTCGGCCGGACCATCGCAATCCATCCCGATAATGGGCTCATGACCGTCGCCTGGCCGTCGGACGGCCTAGAGCGGCGCATCGGCTATCGGCGCGTCGCCGAATATCCGATCTATGTCAGCGCGGGGCTGGAGACCTCCGCGATCCGCGCGCGCTGGCTCGCGACGATGAGCCAGCATCTGGTGTTCGGCGTGCCCGCCACCGCGCTGCTGTTCATGCTGCTGGCCTTCGCCTACCGGCGCACCCAGAATCTCCTGACCGAGGCCGCAAAGCGGCGCGAAGCCGAGGAGGCGCTCAAGCACAGCCAGCGGCTGGAGGCGCTGGGCCAGCTCACCGGCGGCGTCGCGCATGACTTCAACAACCTCCTGACCGTGATCCGCGCCTCCGTCGACCTCCTGAACCGGCCGCAACTGAGCGAGGAGCGGCGGCAGCGCTACATCACGGCGATTGCGGAGGCGGTCACACGCGCGGCCAAGCTGACCTCGCAACTGCTGGCTTTTGCCCGGCGCCAGACTTTGAAGCCCGAGGTGTTCGACGTCGGCGATCGTATGCAGCCCCTGCGCGACATGCTCGCCACACTGCTCGGACCGGCGATCGAAATCGTCATGCAGCTGCCGACCGAGCCCTGCCTCGTCAACGCCGACGCCGGCCAGTTCGAGACCGCGCTGATCAACATGGCAACCAATGCGCGCGACGCCATGCAGGGCAAGGGCCGGATCGTCTTCACGGTCAATGCGGCGACGACCGTTCCCGACACGCTGGCCCATCTCGCAGGCAGCCCGATCTCGAAAAATCTCGGTTTCGTCTGCGTCACCGTGAGCGACACCGGGGTCGGCATTCCCGCCACACGATTGGGCCGCATCTTCGAGCCCTTCTTCACCACCAAAGAGGTCGGCCAGGGTACCGGCCTCGGCCTCTCGCAGGTGTTCGGCTTCGCCCGGCAGTCCGGCGGGGAGGTGACGGTGGCGAGCGAGGTCGGCCAGGGCAGTACCTTCTCGCTCTATCTGCCGCGCGTGCCGGCTGATCTCCTGCCCCGGAGCCAGGCGCCGACCACGGCCCCGGCGGTAGCCGGCAGCGGCATGTCGGTGCTGATGGTCGAGGACAATATCGAGCTCGGCAATTTCGCCGCCGACGGGCTCACCGAGCTCGGCTACAGCATCACACTGGTTGACAACGCCACCGACGCGCTCGCCGAGCTGGTCGGCGACGCCGACCGTTTCGACGTCGTGTTCACGGACGTGGTGATGCCGGGGATGACCGGCCTCGATCTGGCGCAGGCAATCCGCGATCGCTGCATCGGCGTGCCGGTCGTGCTCACCACGGGCTACAGCGAGGCGCTGTCGCAGGACGGTGTCATTGGCCTCGATCTCGTGCAAAAGCCATACGCGATCGACGAGCTGTCGCGCGTGCTGCATCGGGCCACGCGGTTGCGACGCGTGCGCGACGGCGCCGCCGAATGA
- a CDS encoding FkbM family methyltransferase, which produces MTPDNALSSAPFGTFAPNAAQAAIIRLAQGSGLKRGAFRPWMSRLVNLLRGGPVDVQYQGASFRFYHQGSATERGALFNPDYNLDELDFLRQHTPAGGTFVDVGANVGTFALVMARHVGAAGKVVAIEPHPLTFGRLAFNHAASKAVQVRLVQAAAGDRDGELMIESGGGNLGATHVVTGAASAEAIKVPSLRLTRILDEAGVGQVDSLKIDVEGFEDRVLIGFFRDAPPSLWPRAVVIEHLSQSEWQQDCIADMVARGFTIARKTRSNTFLSR; this is translated from the coding sequence TTGACGCCCGACAACGCCCTTTCGTCCGCGCCGTTCGGCACGTTTGCGCCGAATGCAGCGCAGGCCGCGATCATCCGCCTCGCCCAAGGGTCGGGGCTGAAGCGCGGCGCGTTCCGGCCGTGGATGTCGCGGCTGGTCAACCTGCTGCGCGGCGGCCCGGTCGACGTGCAGTACCAGGGCGCCTCGTTCCGCTTCTATCATCAGGGCAGCGCCACCGAGCGCGGCGCGCTGTTCAACCCCGACTACAATCTCGACGAGCTCGATTTCCTGCGCCAGCACACGCCGGCCGGCGGCACCTTCGTCGATGTCGGCGCCAATGTTGGCACCTTTGCGCTGGTGATGGCGCGGCATGTCGGGGCCGCCGGCAAGGTGGTCGCGATCGAGCCGCACCCACTGACGTTTGGACGGCTCGCGTTCAACCATGCCGCATCGAAAGCCGTGCAGGTGCGCCTGGTGCAGGCCGCCGCGGGTGACCGCGACGGCGAGCTGATGATCGAGAGCGGCGGTGGCAATCTCGGCGCCACGCACGTCGTCACCGGCGCGGCCAGCGCCGAGGCGATCAAGGTGCCGTCGTTGCGGCTGACGCGCATTCTCGACGAGGCCGGCGTCGGCCAAGTCGATTCGCTCAAGATCGACGTCGAGGGTTTCGAGGACCGGGTGCTGATCGGCTTCTTCCGCGACGCGCCGCCATCGCTGTGGCCGCGCGCGGTCGTGATCGAGCATCTGTCACAAAGCGAATGGCAGCAAGATTGTATCGCCGACATGGTCGCACGCGGCTTTACGATCGCACGCAAGACGCGGAGCAATACGTTCCTGTCACGCTGA
- a CDS encoding SDR family oxidoreductase, with the protein MAKNGKRVAWVTGGGSGIGEAGAEALAADGWIVVVSGRRKDALETVVGKITGDGRAAEALALDVSDAAEAQKAADHIVAKHGRIDLLVNNAGINVPKRSWKDMELDGWDRLVQVNLNGVLYCMQAVLPTMRKQQDGSIINVSSWAGRHVSKMPGPAYTTTKHAVLALTHSFNMDECVNGLRACCLMPGEVATPILKQRPVVPSEEEQAMMLQSEDLGRTIAFIASMPPRVCINELLISPTHNRGFIQTPLSRD; encoded by the coding sequence ATGGCAAAAAACGGGAAACGCGTGGCCTGGGTCACAGGCGGCGGCAGCGGGATCGGGGAGGCCGGCGCCGAGGCGCTGGCGGCCGACGGCTGGATCGTCGTGGTCTCCGGCCGCCGCAAGGACGCCCTGGAGACCGTGGTCGGCAAGATCACCGGGGACGGCCGGGCCGCCGAGGCGCTCGCGCTGGACGTGTCTGACGCCGCTGAGGCCCAGAAGGCGGCCGATCACATCGTCGCGAAGCATGGCCGCATCGACCTGCTCGTGAACAATGCCGGCATCAATGTCCCGAAGCGCAGTTGGAAGGACATGGAACTGGACGGCTGGGACAGACTGGTCCAGGTCAATCTCAACGGCGTGCTCTATTGCATGCAGGCCGTGCTGCCGACGATGCGCAAGCAACAGGACGGCTCGATCATCAACGTCTCGTCCTGGGCCGGCCGCCACGTCTCGAAGATGCCGGGGCCCGCCTACACCACCACCAAACATGCGGTGCTGGCGCTGACCCATTCCTTCAACATGGACGAATGCGTCAACGGACTGCGCGCCTGCTGCCTGATGCCGGGCGAGGTGGCGACCCCCATCCTGAAGCAGCGCCCGGTGGTGCCGAGCGAGGAAGAGCAGGCCATGATGCTGCAATCCGAAGATCTCGGCCGCACCATCGCCTTCATCGCGTCGATGCCGCCGCGTGTCTGCATCAACGAGCTGCTGATCAGCCCGACGCATAATCGCGGGTTCATCCAGACGCCGTTGAGCAGGGATTGA
- a CDS encoding sulfite exporter TauE/SafE family protein codes for MIAGLDIKELVELALLLIAVGALSGFLAGVFGIGGGAILVPVFYECFRIAGVPLEVRMPLCVGTSLAVIIPTSIRSFQAHYKRGAVDMSILRVWWLPILIGVVAGSLVARYAPERLFKIVFVCVAYSAAMRLVFARETWKLGDDLPKGLLMRIYGFSVGILSTLMGIGGGLFSNLLMTFYGRPIHQAIATSSALAVLISIPGALGYVYAGWPAAATYPSVTALQVPFALGYVSLIGAVLVMPMSLVTAPLGVRAAHAMSKRTLEVAFGCYLFIVGSRFVMSLVGGQ; via the coding sequence GTGATTGCAGGTCTTGATATCAAGGAGCTGGTCGAGCTCGCGCTGCTGTTGATCGCAGTCGGTGCGCTCTCGGGATTCCTGGCCGGCGTGTTCGGCATCGGCGGCGGCGCGATTCTCGTGCCGGTGTTCTACGAATGCTTCCGCATCGCCGGCGTGCCGCTGGAGGTGCGGATGCCGCTCTGCGTCGGCACCTCCCTTGCGGTAATCATCCCGACCTCGATTCGCTCGTTCCAGGCGCATTACAAGCGCGGCGCCGTCGACATGTCGATCCTGCGCGTGTGGTGGCTGCCGATCCTGATCGGCGTCGTCGCCGGCAGCTTGGTCGCGCGCTACGCGCCGGAGCGGCTGTTCAAGATCGTCTTCGTCTGTGTCGCCTATTCGGCCGCCATGCGCCTGGTCTTCGCCCGCGAGACCTGGAAACTCGGCGACGATCTGCCGAAGGGCCTATTGATGCGCATCTACGGTTTCAGCGTCGGCATTCTCTCGACGCTGATGGGCATCGGCGGCGGCCTGTTCTCGAACCTGCTGATGACATTTTATGGCCGGCCGATTCATCAGGCGATCGCGACCTCGTCGGCGCTCGCGGTGCTGATCTCGATCCCCGGTGCGCTCGGCTACGTCTATGCCGGTTGGCCGGCGGCCGCGACCTACCCGAGCGTCACTGCGCTGCAAGTCCCGTTCGCACTTGGCTACGTTTCCCTGATCGGCGCCGTGCTGGTGATGCCAATGAGCCTCGTGACTGCGCCGCTGGGTGTGAGAGCCGCGCATGCGATGTCGAAGCGGACGCTCGAAGTGGCGTTCGGCTGCTATCTGTTCATTGTCGGCAGCCGGTTTGTGATGAGTTTGGTGGGCGGGCAGTGA
- the sdhD gene encoding succinate dehydrogenase, hydrophobic membrane anchor protein, translated as MSTADTPKRSMRTALGRVRNLGAAHSGTSDFWRQRITAVAMTLLMIPVIVIIMMLLGRNQAGAKQILGSLPVAIIMLLFIVASAWHMKIGMQVVIEDYVHNEKLKLASIMLNNFFAVAVALASIYAILQLSSGV; from the coding sequence ATGAGCACAGCCGACACCCCGAAGCGCAGCATGCGCACCGCGCTCGGCCGCGTCCGCAATCTCGGCGCCGCTCATTCCGGCACATCCGACTTCTGGCGCCAGCGCATCACCGCCGTTGCGATGACGCTGCTGATGATCCCGGTGATCGTGATCATCATGATGCTGCTCGGCCGCAACCAGGCCGGCGCCAAGCAGATCCTCGGCTCGCTGCCGGTCGCCATCATCATGCTGCTCTTCATCGTCGCCAGCGCCTGGCACATGAAGATCGGCATGCAGGTCGTCATCGAGGACTACGTGCACAACGAGAAGCTGAAGCTCGCTTCAATCATGCTCAACAATTTCTTCGCTGTCGCGGTTGCGCTCGCCTCGATCTACGCGATTCTCCAACTTTCATCCGGAGTGTAA
- a CDS encoding succinate dehydrogenase iron-sulfur subunit, which yields MVEFALPKNSKITGGKTWPKPAGATDVREFRVYRWNPDDGKNPSVDTYYVDTHDCGPMVLDGLIWIKNHIDPSLTFRRSCREGVCGSCAMNIDGQNTLACTRSMHDVKDGAVKINPLPHQPVVKDLVPDLTNFYAQYASIEPWLKTTSPTPQKEWRQSHEDREKLDGLYECILCACCSTSCPSYWWNSDRYLGPAALLQANRWVSDSRDEATGERLDNLEDPFRLYRCHTIMNCSKACPKGLNPAEAIAELKLKMVERQI from the coding sequence ATGGTTGAATTCGCACTTCCGAAGAACTCCAAGATCACCGGTGGCAAGACCTGGCCGAAGCCCGCGGGGGCGACAGACGTTCGCGAATTCCGCGTCTATCGCTGGAATCCGGACGACGGCAAGAATCCGAGCGTCGACACCTACTACGTCGACACCCATGATTGCGGTCCGATGGTGCTGGATGGCCTGATCTGGATCAAGAACCACATCGACCCGTCGCTGACCTTCCGCCGCTCCTGTCGCGAAGGTGTCTGCGGCTCCTGCGCCATGAACATCGACGGCCAGAATACGCTCGCCTGCACCCGCTCGATGCACGACGTGAAGGACGGCGCGGTCAAGATCAATCCGCTGCCGCACCAACCGGTGGTGAAGGATCTCGTCCCTGATCTGACCAATTTCTACGCGCAGTACGCCTCGATCGAGCCGTGGCTGAAGACGACATCGCCGACGCCGCAGAAGGAATGGCGCCAGAGCCACGAGGACCGCGAGAAGCTCGACGGCCTTTATGAGTGCATCCTGTGCGCCTGCTGCTCGACCTCGTGCCCGAGCTACTGGTGGAACAGCGACCGCTATCTCGGCCCCGCCGCATTGCTCCAGGCCAACCGCTGGGTGTCTGATTCGCGCGACGAGGCGACCGGCGAGCGGCTGGACAATCTCGAGGACCCGTTCCGGCTCTATCGCTGCCACACCATCATGAACTGCTCCAAGGCCTGCCCGAAGGGCCTGAACCCGGCCGAAGCCATCGCCGAGCTGAAGCTCAAGATGGTCGAGCGCCAGATCTAG
- the sdhC gene encoding succinate dehydrogenase, cytochrome b556 subunit yields the protein MTARIERPLSPHMQVYRWTLTMALSIVHRATGIALYAGTLLLVWWLVAAASGPAAYANIQAFTSSIIGRLIVFGYTWALMHHMLSGVRHLVWDLGYGFKANEREALTWGALIGGIVLTVLIWIIAYAIGGGR from the coding sequence ATGACCGCACGGATCGAACGACCGCTTTCACCACACATGCAAGTCTACCGCTGGACCTTGACGATGGCGCTGTCCATCGTCCATCGCGCCACCGGTATCGCCCTCTATGCCGGAACCCTGCTGCTGGTCTGGTGGCTGGTTGCCGCGGCTTCGGGCCCCGCCGCCTACGCCAACATCCAGGCCTTCACCAGCAGCATCATCGGACGCCTGATCGTGTTCGGCTACACCTGGGCGCTGATGCACCATATGTTGAGTGGCGTCCGGCACTTGGTCTGGGACCTCGGCTACGGCTTCAAGGCCAATGAGCGCGAGGCCTTGACCTGGGGCGCGCTGATCGGCGGTATCGTGCTGACGGTGCTGATCTGGATCATTGCCTACGCGATCGGAGGCGGACGATGA